A part of Capsicum annuum cultivar UCD-10X-F1 chromosome 6, UCD10Xv1.1, whole genome shotgun sequence genomic DNA contains:
- the LOC107874263 gene encoding uncharacterized protein LOC107874263: MIDNSRHWHKKLPFTLLGYHAIISTSTDTLPYFLVNGNEVMIPAKVEILSLRTIQEAKLNNAEWIQRIFKQLALINGRRINVVYHGQLYQNRMAKAFNKEVRPRHFKPGQLVLKGIFPHQDDAKSKFSSNWQGTYVVH, encoded by the coding sequence ATGATTGACAACAGTCGACATTGGCATAAAAAGCTACCCTTCACATTACTGGGGTACCACGCTATAATCAGCACATCCACAGACACCTTGCCCTACTTTTTGGTTAATGGAAATGAAGTAATGATACCTGCAAAAGTAGAAATACTATCTCTAAGGACCATTCAAGAAGCAAAATTGAACAACGCTGAATGGATACAAAGAATATTCAAGCAACTAGCGCTCATTAACGGAAGGAGAATAAATGTTGTTTATCATGGCCAACTCTATCAAAACAGAATGGCCAAGGCTTTCAACAAAGAGGTTAGGCCAAGACACTTCAAACCTGGACAGCTGGTTCTGAAGGGTATCTTTCCACATCAAGATGATGCAAAGAGCAAATTCTCGTCCAACTGGCAAGGCACTTACGTGGTTCATTGA